Proteins found in one Oryza glaberrima chromosome 4, OglaRS2, whole genome shotgun sequence genomic segment:
- the LOC127771786 gene encoding uncharacterized protein LOC127771786 translates to MLNIQTIPPSEHLLSKIMSTRKANLFALAVMAFFFVGIVIADVTQGNSEDLFLGRTDGHNHAAYGANTHSNSGVMNKGENSGADSNERKLMVSTTDGQTDGTMSPRHRSPDWYCQYIGKTEHCP, encoded by the exons ATGTTAAACATTCAGACCATACCTCCTTCAGAGCATCTGCTAAG CAAAATCATGAGCACCAGGAAGGCAAATCTTTTTGCATTAGCGGTCATGGCATTCTTCTTCGTAGGAATTGTAATTGCTGATGTGACACAAGGAAATTCAGAAGATCTTTTCCTTGGTAGAACTGATGGTCATAATCATGCAGCTTATGGTGCTAATACTCACTCAAACAGTGGAGTTATGAACAAAGGAGAGAATTCAGGTGCAGATTCTAATGAAAGAAAGCTCATGGTCAGTACTACTGATGGACAGACAGATGGCACTATGTCACCACGTCATCGATCCCCAGATTGGTACTGTCAGTATATTGGGAAAACAGAACACTGTCCTTAG